From Deferrisoma camini S3R1, the proteins below share one genomic window:
- a CDS encoding ankyrin repeat domain-containing protein: MNRKFLGVVWFVARIGLALTCCLVPVPGGAGTHGAYDVRPRSPLLDASASGALGEVARLLGEGISADTRGWNGETPLMLASRSGAIDVVRVLLAAGADPNARDSGGRTPLMYAAFAGHEGAAALLLDAGADVDVTDSLGMTALMKAAFGGHPAVVQLLLKKGADANARDDDGLSAREHAALSPDRAAGKEVIRVLDALAGP; the protein is encoded by the coding sequence GTGAACCGAAAGTTTTTGGGAGTGGTGTGGTTTGTTGCGCGGATCGGTCTAGCCCTGACCTGCTGCCTGGTGCCGGTGCCAGGTGGGGCAGGGACGCACGGTGCCTATGACGTGAGGCCGAGATCCCCGTTGCTTGATGCTTCGGCCTCGGGGGCGCTTGGTGAGGTGGCGCGGCTTTTGGGGGAGGGGATTTCCGCAGACACGCGGGGGTGGAACGGTGAAACGCCCTTAATGCTCGCGTCGCGATCGGGGGCAATCGACGTGGTTCGGGTTTTGTTGGCCGCCGGTGCGGACCCCAATGCCAGAGATTCCGGCGGACGGACTCCACTCATGTATGCGGCCTTCGCGGGGCACGAAGGCGCAGCCGCCCTGTTGCTCGATGCGGGCGCTGACGTGGACGTCACCGACTCCCTGGGAATGACCGCCTTGATGAAGGCTGCGTTCGGTGGGCACCCTGCGGTTGTCCAGTTGCTACTTAAAAAGGGGGCTGATGCGAACGCCAGAGACGACGACGGATTGAGTGCTCGCGAGCATGCGGCGCTCTCGCCCGATCGGGCGGCTGGGAAGGAGGTGATCCGGGTGTTGGACGCGCTGGCCGGGCCATGA
- a CDS encoding cytochrome c3 family protein, with protein MRGRIVMALAASLAFAAGAWAGVTGSKHDMDALGLSPAGVTGRGVCSYCHVPHGAKGDRLWAGAPSSGYGVVANLCGTCHLDSTLMQGRNSGTKMFNQVGLDDNLADTTHMYTESSLDTGRFADGNNLSGSGMDYAGDGGDIECTSCHNPHNNADGERPFLASGNTIFTLCSKCHSGRVNQSLSGSGTGLMWDNSNGDGGSTHPVNIAADSGSADRPVTLPAVLSFVYDDTATNSGSLATAPSWVLGGHVDGSNNISCVTCHVVHGWDPDANQITPTGLADSVPATDALADEVIDTDNAGLLGVTGAVDLCTACHSMNPGGTDPSHPVYTDATYRGSVTGNDLEIDSASWLNNETTGTTSAVYGAGASGNVVGCASCHDTHYGQEGTPILAQTDAANAGMDSGFCQGCHTGTILTNRVHHPADPTSTNANNYDTTSWSNYATATDNMPTAIQCYTCHKAHNAVDQGITLLDGAVDTTGGGSPYDFILRALNWDSANANEPTSGMCVACHSANPASYKFALASDTGLGSHWVSQAASLASPSTDATVDLANMDTTSVPGIQTNGPGTNGVPIRAAEWPTDTGDYAGSNRIESFSKVGGQVFEFANGPASTDGGVLCESCHSVTNPRDEDYLLLGEFDDTMARVQTDRGTADTTSTSDPNDYVAGSSTTAAGGDGLCLGCHGIPVGTHPTTGATVSRTGAALDTDTSAYAVADPGTVAGTKTEAVYQGTDDMTCGACHDVHSGNTGASIYILKDGFNADQMGTASGVGGAVSQYTGWASGSPGTGDPSINFTDLCAACHTQYR; from the coding sequence ATGAGAGGCAGGATCGTAATGGCCCTTGCGGCCTCGCTGGCCTTCGCGGCCGGCGCCTGGGCCGGCGTAACCGGGTCCAAGCACGACATGGACGCCCTCGGTCTGTCGCCCGCTGGCGTCACGGGCCGGGGGGTGTGCTCCTATTGCCACGTGCCCCACGGGGCGAAAGGCGATCGGCTGTGGGCCGGGGCGCCCTCGAGCGGGTACGGCGTGGTCGCGAACCTGTGCGGCACGTGCCACCTGGACTCGACCCTCATGCAGGGTCGAAACTCGGGGACCAAGATGTTCAACCAGGTCGGTCTCGATGACAACCTTGCCGACACCACCCACATGTACACCGAGAGCTCGCTCGACACGGGCCGGTTTGCGGACGGGAACAACCTGAGCGGTAGTGGCATGGACTACGCGGGGGACGGCGGCGACATCGAGTGCACGTCGTGCCACAACCCCCACAACAACGCCGACGGAGAGCGGCCGTTTCTGGCCTCGGGCAACACGATTTTTACCCTCTGCAGCAAGTGCCACAGCGGCCGGGTGAACCAGAGCCTGAGCGGGAGCGGCACCGGCCTCATGTGGGACAACTCGAACGGGGATGGTGGCTCGACCCACCCCGTGAACATCGCGGCGGACTCCGGGAGCGCGGATCGCCCGGTCACGTTGCCGGCGGTGCTCAGCTTCGTGTACGACGACACCGCGACGAACTCGGGGTCGTTGGCTACCGCTCCTTCCTGGGTGCTTGGTGGGCACGTGGACGGTTCGAACAACATCAGCTGCGTCACCTGCCACGTGGTGCACGGCTGGGATCCGGATGCGAACCAGATCACGCCGACCGGACTGGCGGATTCCGTTCCCGCGACCGACGCCCTCGCCGACGAGGTGATCGACACCGACAACGCCGGGCTTTTGGGAGTGACGGGGGCGGTTGACCTTTGCACCGCGTGTCATTCCATGAACCCCGGGGGCACCGACCCGAGCCACCCGGTGTACACCGACGCCACCTATCGGGGCAGCGTCACCGGCAACGATCTCGAGATCGACTCGGCCAGCTGGCTGAACAACGAAACCACCGGGACGACGTCCGCGGTGTACGGTGCCGGCGCGAGCGGGAACGTTGTGGGATGTGCGTCCTGCCACGACACCCACTACGGCCAAGAGGGAACCCCGATCCTGGCCCAGACCGACGCGGCCAATGCGGGGATGGACTCCGGGTTCTGCCAGGGCTGCCACACCGGCACCATCCTTACGAACCGGGTCCACCACCCGGCGGATCCCACGAGCACGAACGCCAATAACTACGACACGACCTCGTGGTCTAACTACGCCACGGCCACGGACAACATGCCCACCGCCATCCAGTGCTACACCTGCCACAAGGCGCACAACGCGGTAGACCAGGGGATCACCCTCCTGGACGGCGCCGTGGACACGACGGGTGGCGGCTCGCCCTACGACTTCATCCTGCGGGCCTTGAACTGGGATAGCGCGAACGCGAACGAGCCCACGTCCGGCATGTGCGTGGCGTGCCACAGCGCCAACCCGGCGTCGTACAAGTTCGCTCTCGCGAGCGACACCGGCCTCGGTTCCCACTGGGTGAGCCAGGCGGCGAGCTTGGCCTCCCCCAGCACGGACGCGACGGTGGATCTTGCCAACATGGACACCACGTCCGTGCCCGGGATCCAGACGAACGGGCCCGGAACGAACGGCGTGCCGATCCGAGCCGCTGAATGGCCCACGGACACCGGTGATTATGCGGGGTCGAATCGTATCGAGTCGTTCTCGAAGGTGGGCGGCCAGGTGTTCGAGTTCGCGAACGGGCCGGCCAGCACCGACGGCGGCGTGCTCTGCGAAAGCTGCCACTCCGTCACGAACCCCCGCGACGAGGACTATCTGCTCCTGGGCGAGTTCGACGATACCATGGCGCGGGTGCAGACCGACCGCGGGACCGCTGACACCACCAGCACCTCGGACCCGAACGACTACGTGGCTGGAAGCTCTACCACGGCTGCCGGGGGTGACGGCCTGTGCCTCGGCTGCCACGGCATCCCGGTGGGTACCCACCCGACCACCGGGGCGACGGTGTCGCGTACGGGCGCGGCGCTCGACACGGACACCTCGGCATACGCCGTTGCTGATCCCGGGACGGTGGCCGGTACGAAGACAGAAGCCGTGTATCAGGGTACGGACGACATGACCTGCGGCGCCTGCCACGACGTCCATTCCGGGAACACAGGCGCGTCGATCTACATTCTGAAGGACGGCTTCAACGCCGACCAGATGGGAACCGCGTCGGGCGTCGGTGGGGCCGTCAGCCAGTACACCGGCTGGGCGTCGGGCAGCCCGGGAACGGGCGACCCGAGCATCAACTTCACGGACCTCTGCGCGGCTTGTCACACACAGTACCGGTAG
- a CDS encoding TlpA family protein disulfide reductase, whose product MIKRIGTILLVGVLGAGIAVGAASAAEETQAQKPAPKPAKVENVGDPVVDVSLPAHDGKSARLAQLVGKKGKSVVIWAQSACGSCRNELGRLRELKKKFPDVNFVVVMVDVGGREIAGKLIKKYGITDIATVLYDTEFKTSELFNVFVTPAVLIFKDGKLAVRLVNLNPRKDFVGNALATL is encoded by the coding sequence ATGATCAAACGGATTGGAACGATTTTGCTCGTTGGGGTGCTGGGGGCCGGGATCGCGGTTGGCGCGGCGTCGGCTGCTGAGGAGACTCAGGCCCAGAAGCCTGCTCCGAAGCCGGCGAAGGTGGAGAACGTCGGCGATCCGGTCGTGGACGTGTCGCTTCCCGCGCACGACGGGAAGAGCGCACGCCTTGCTCAGTTGGTCGGGAAAAAGGGAAAGTCCGTCGTGATCTGGGCCCAGTCGGCGTGCGGCTCCTGCCGGAACGAGCTGGGTCGGCTGAGGGAACTCAAGAAGAAGTTCCCCGACGTGAACTTCGTGGTGGTGATGGTGGACGTGGGCGGGCGCGAGATCGCCGGAAAGCTCATTAAGAAGTATGGGATCACCGACATTGCGACGGTACTCTACGACACCGAGTTCAAAACCTCGGAACTGTTCAACGTGTTCGTGACCCCGGCCGTTTTGATTTTCAAGGACGGGAAGCTGGCCGTGCGGCTCGTGAATCTGAACCCGCGGAAGGATTTCGTGGGGAACGCGCTGGCGACACTGTAG
- a CDS encoding cytochrome c3 family protein, whose amino-acid sequence MIRRRFGFTLVLLLTAAAARAGIEGTAHETELGGEGGPCAACHIPHQAAGEKFWAQQPVYEGKVGTMSALCASCHHSGEGYGALMTRAHADDTVYAPGSHGQKMFLADPPPATDVSASGLPDIDTEHGYFECTTCHSVHDDTYRPFLRDTPNALCARCHRLRHYVSGAERSGMGAQEGLWGSYRGDRNPGSHPVGDDVVPRSDGPVVQIPRIFRTPFSPAPGQWSLGGHLSRGGQGGVTCLTCHAVHGTAPDPDDVTVSGEVVPPAASMLVKAQAEAKVPGSKRPVPNGNGETSALCEACHGVGNNPSRGPAGGPWSDGGHNVNPGPAGRYGHPVDTFPSGTDAGVERFPEGWPAGDPALAGANVGPVPICETCHAPHPAAAADAGRGDVKPGAGPYLLRAARTLDQGEPLCDLCHTRTVPDHHPVQKAFDSRGVPYLQNATAGQGDMLTCSVCHTSAHDWTQPGWAGLDPNWLPFDNGRSTDQADDMYDPDMSKTCMDCHYFMDGDGASVSPTLGSQQTVIDPADEEYVHYQTPDRSMGTHYIGLIHEGGDWQKDPLIDMLDTARTWKDQSPDGSYTAGLAPGWSRFGGEDRDGSRVLVCESCHELEPDKNGGFKHLLLAPYEEGRNGMDEYAGDSDGHDILCEACHGIPEGTHPMTGMIVSRTDEPLNASAPWLRREILGHATLDRARNALSCDSCHQPHDANPNSYTYCLDVPDFLDGGEWKGPGVETGGLYPAVLAELRAGSTAYLQADGSPGTHVTPRDRLGNFTGVCQQCHAK is encoded by the coding sequence ATGATCAGACGGCGATTCGGTTTCACGCTCGTGCTCCTGCTCACGGCCGCAGCCGCCCGGGCAGGCATCGAGGGCACGGCCCACGAGACCGAACTGGGCGGCGAGGGCGGCCCGTGCGCTGCCTGCCACATTCCCCATCAGGCAGCCGGGGAGAAGTTCTGGGCCCAGCAACCGGTGTACGAGGGCAAGGTGGGCACCATGAGCGCGCTGTGCGCCTCGTGCCATCACTCCGGCGAGGGTTACGGAGCCCTGATGACCCGGGCCCACGCCGACGACACCGTATACGCCCCGGGGAGCCACGGCCAAAAGATGTTCCTGGCCGACCCTCCGCCGGCCACGGACGTCTCGGCGTCCGGCCTGCCCGACATCGACACCGAGCACGGCTACTTCGAGTGCACCACCTGCCACAGCGTGCACGACGACACCTACCGCCCGTTCCTGCGCGACACGCCCAACGCCCTGTGCGCCCGGTGCCACCGGCTGCGCCACTACGTCTCCGGCGCCGAGCGAAGCGGCATGGGGGCCCAGGAGGGGCTGTGGGGCTCATACCGGGGCGACCGCAACCCCGGCTCCCACCCGGTGGGGGATGACGTGGTGCCCCGGTCCGACGGGCCCGTCGTCCAGATTCCCCGGATCTTTCGCACCCCTTTCTCTCCCGCACCGGGGCAATGGTCCCTGGGGGGGCATTTAAGCCGAGGAGGCCAGGGTGGGGTCACCTGCCTCACCTGCCACGCCGTGCACGGCACGGCACCGGACCCCGACGACGTGACCGTGTCCGGCGAGGTGGTGCCCCCCGCGGCCAGCATGCTGGTGAAAGCCCAGGCCGAGGCCAAGGTACCCGGATCGAAGCGCCCGGTTCCGAACGGCAACGGCGAAACCAGCGCACTGTGCGAGGCCTGCCACGGCGTGGGCAACAACCCCAGCCGCGGCCCCGCTGGCGGCCCCTGGTCCGACGGGGGGCACAACGTGAACCCCGGCCCGGCCGGACGTTACGGCCACCCGGTTGATACGTTCCCTTCGGGCACCGACGCGGGCGTGGAACGGTTCCCCGAGGGTTGGCCCGCCGGCGACCCCGCACTCGCGGGGGCCAACGTGGGGCCCGTGCCCATCTGCGAAACCTGCCACGCCCCCCACCCGGCCGCGGCGGCCGACGCGGGGCGGGGCGACGTGAAGCCCGGAGCGGGCCCGTACCTCCTCCGGGCCGCCCGCACCCTGGACCAGGGCGAACCACTGTGCGACCTGTGCCACACCCGGACCGTGCCGGACCACCACCCCGTACAGAAAGCCTTCGACAGCCGCGGCGTTCCCTACCTCCAGAACGCCACCGCCGGCCAGGGGGACATGCTCACCTGCTCGGTGTGCCACACCTCGGCCCACGACTGGACCCAGCCGGGCTGGGCCGGCCTCGACCCCAACTGGCTCCCCTTCGACAACGGCCGCTCGACCGATCAGGCCGACGACATGTACGACCCCGATATGTCCAAAACGTGCATGGACTGCCACTACTTCATGGACGGCGACGGCGCCAGCGTAAGCCCCACCCTGGGTTCCCAGCAGACCGTGATCGACCCGGCTGACGAGGAGTACGTCCACTACCAGACCCCCGACCGCAGCATGGGCACCCACTACATCGGGCTCATCCACGAGGGGGGCGACTGGCAGAAAGATCCCTTGATCGACATGCTGGACACCGCCCGCACCTGGAAAGACCAGAGCCCCGATGGTTCGTACACCGCGGGGCTCGCGCCGGGGTGGTCGCGATTCGGTGGCGAGGACCGGGACGGCTCACGGGTGCTCGTGTGCGAGAGCTGCCACGAGCTCGAACCGGACAAAAACGGCGGCTTCAAGCACCTGCTGCTCGCGCCTTACGAGGAGGGGCGAAACGGGATGGACGAGTACGCGGGGGACTCGGACGGGCACGACATTTTGTGCGAGGCCTGCCACGGCATCCCCGAGGGCACCCACCCCATGACCGGGATGATCGTGTCCCGCACGGACGAGCCCTTGAACGCCTCGGCCCCCTGGCTTCGCCGGGAGATCCTAGGCCACGCCACCCTCGACCGGGCCCGCAACGCGCTCTCCTGCGACTCGTGCCACCAGCCCCACGACGCGAACCCCAACTCCTACACATACTGTCTCGACGTCCCGGACTTCCTCGACGGAGGCGAGTGGAAGGGCCCCGGCGTCGAAACCGGGGGGCTCTACCCCGCCGTGCTGGCCGAACTGCGTGCGGGCAGCACGGCGTACCTGCAGGCCGACGGGTCACCGGGCACGCACGTGACCCCGCGGGACCGCCTCGGCAACTTCACGGGCGTCTGTCAGCAGTGCCACGCCAAATAG
- a CDS encoding HEPN domain-containing protein, protein MDEAVRYWVDLAEYDLGTADAMLRTGRYLYVGFMCHQTVEKDLKAWYQAARGELPPRTHNLRLLLQAIGAEKEVRAEDRRLIAELEPLNVETRYPENRARLEKALTRRKCDELVRRTAGFHTWIKSKL, encoded by the coding sequence ATGGACGAGGCGGTCCGGTACTGGGTGGACCTCGCAGAGTACGACCTGGGCACAGCGGATGCGATGCTGCGCACGGGGCGTTACCTCTACGTGGGGTTCATGTGTCATCAGACGGTGGAGAAGGACCTCAAGGCGTGGTACCAAGCGGCCCGGGGGGAACTCCCCCCGCGAACGCACAATTTGCGACTCCTGCTGCAAGCCATCGGAGCGGAGAAGGAGGTTCGCGCGGAAGACCGGAGGCTGATCGCGGAGTTGGAGCCGCTGAACGTGGAGACGCGGTATCCGGAGAACCGTGCCCGCCTCGAGAAGGCCTTGACCCGGCGCAAATGCGATGAGCTGGTGAGACGCACCGCGGGGTTCCATACATGGATCAAGAGCAAGCTGTAA
- a CDS encoding nucleotidyltransferase family protein, with amino-acid sequence MDQEQAVRVAQEFALRARRRLWFERAVLFGSYAQGRAHETSDVDVGLILERLDARVDYLNLLTDLYEIAGAVDPRIEPHLLVRSEDRSGFGAWVERTGIPLSTGP; translated from the coding sequence ATGGATCAAGAGCAAGCTGTAAGGGTGGCTCAGGAGTTTGCGCTCAGGGCCAGGCGTCGCCTTTGGTTCGAGCGTGCCGTTTTGTTCGGGTCGTATGCTCAGGGGAGAGCGCACGAAACGAGCGATGTCGACGTGGGGTTGATCCTCGAACGCCTGGATGCCCGAGTGGATTACCTGAACCTCCTCACCGATCTCTACGAGATCGCGGGTGCTGTGGACCCGCGGATCGAGCCCCACCTGTTGGTCCGCTCGGAAGACCGGTCCGGGTTCGGCGCGTGGGTGGAAAGGACGGGGATCCCCCTTTCAACGGGGCCGTAG
- a CDS encoding cation:proton antiporter — MNPAAFLGTLALALAAAKVLGQAFDRLKLPPILGQILAGVLLASLPGFMRPVLHSEGFGALSDLGLIFLLLITGTESSLRDIRRAGGPSVLVALGGVTVPFFLGLVAARWAGFDLAQALATGALFTPTSIGITAVTLLEAGRIRTQVGATLVGAAILDDVIALSLLAVVLGTGSPQRVLFGAVVYFALTGAFVWKALPLVYRSFRRIHLPEAPLTFVVIVALGLAALAETAGLAGITGAFVAGLAVRETMGEEKLMDRVHAVAYGVFIPLFFVGLGADLDLGGLRGLGRVGPVLLAASFVGKFLGSAAGALAGRLRPVRALQVGIGMLPRMEVSLVVVAVAVRQGIFAGPHADLMTGVALLNMALSLLATPVLLRFAFGLEPAVEPHHPHADDGLTRRRNDTKGEG; from the coding sequence GTGAACCCGGCCGCGTTCCTCGGCACCCTCGCCCTGGCCCTGGCCGCGGCAAAGGTGCTCGGCCAGGCCTTCGACCGGCTCAAGCTCCCCCCCATCCTCGGCCAGATCCTGGCCGGGGTGCTCCTCGCGTCCTTGCCCGGCTTCATGCGGCCGGTCCTCCACAGCGAGGGGTTCGGAGCGCTGAGCGACCTGGGGCTCATCTTCCTCCTTCTGATCACCGGCACCGAGTCGAGCCTCCGGGACATCCGCCGTGCCGGCGGCCCCTCGGTCCTGGTGGCCCTGGGCGGGGTGACGGTCCCGTTCTTCCTGGGGCTGGTCGCGGCCCGATGGGCCGGGTTCGACCTGGCCCAGGCCCTGGCCACGGGAGCGCTGTTCACCCCCACCAGCATCGGTATCACCGCGGTCACCCTGCTGGAGGCCGGTCGGATCCGGACCCAGGTGGGAGCCACCCTGGTGGGGGCCGCCATCCTCGACGACGTGATCGCCCTGTCCCTGCTGGCCGTGGTGCTCGGCACCGGCAGCCCCCAGCGGGTCCTGTTCGGCGCGGTCGTGTACTTCGCCCTGACCGGTGCCTTCGTGTGGAAGGCCCTGCCCCTGGTGTACCGGTCGTTCCGACGGATCCACCTGCCCGAGGCCCCCCTGACCTTCGTGGTGATCGTGGCCCTGGGGCTGGCCGCCCTGGCCGAGACCGCCGGCCTCGCCGGCATCACGGGCGCCTTCGTGGCGGGGCTGGCCGTGCGCGAGACCATGGGCGAGGAGAAGCTCATGGACCGGGTGCACGCCGTGGCCTACGGGGTGTTCATCCCCCTGTTCTTCGTGGGGCTCGGGGCCGACCTCGACCTGGGCGGCCTCAGAGGGCTCGGCCGGGTGGGCCCGGTGCTCCTGGCCGCCAGCTTCGTGGGCAAGTTCCTGGGATCGGCTGCGGGCGCCTTGGCGGGGCGGCTCCGGCCCGTGCGGGCCCTTCAGGTGGGCATCGGCATGCTGCCGCGGATGGAGGTGTCGCTGGTGGTGGTGGCCGTGGCGGTGCGCCAGGGCATCTTCGCGGGGCCCCACGCCGACCTCATGACCGGCGTGGCGCTTCTCAACATGGCCCTGAGCCTCCTGGCCACCCCCGTGCTGCTCCGGTTCGCCTTCGGCCTGGAGCCCGCCGTGGAGCCCCACCACCCCCACGCCGACGACGGGCTCACGCGACGGCGCAACGACACAAAGGGAGAGGGATGA
- a CDS encoding CBS domain-containing protein has protein sequence MPSHDPEDIRRLFEAFYALPARDVMDPTFRAAAFLPPHMPVLDAVEVFQSVDHAWIVPDPARRFGVQSILLRRDLLRAMEPTHESYSKFLRLRFRSLAHGAADCTCCLVEGRVLHRVGPDTPCRDVVHLMESKGALWLPVIEGDELVGEIGSLQVIRALHRLRSGAGR, from the coding sequence ATGCCCTCACACGATCCCGAAGACATCCGCCGCCTGTTCGAGGCGTTCTACGCCCTGCCGGCCCGGGACGTCATGGACCCGACGTTCCGGGCCGCGGCCTTTCTGCCGCCCCACATGCCGGTTCTGGACGCCGTGGAGGTGTTCCAGTCGGTGGACCACGCCTGGATCGTGCCCGACCCGGCCCGCCGGTTCGGCGTGCAGAGCATCCTGCTCCGGAGGGACCTGCTCCGGGCCATGGAACCCACCCACGAGTCCTACTCCAAGTTCCTGCGCCTGCGGTTCCGCAGCCTGGCCCACGGAGCGGCCGACTGCACCTGCTGCCTCGTCGAGGGCCGGGTTCTCCATCGGGTGGGGCCCGACACCCCCTGCCGGGACGTGGTGCACCTCATGGAGTCCAAGGGCGCCCTGTGGCTGCCGGTGATCGAAGGGGACGAGCTGGTGGGTGAGATCGGCTCGCTCCAGGTGATCCGGGCCCTGCACCGGCTCCGCTCGGGGGCGGGCCGGTGA
- a CDS encoding DUF1302 family protein — MRKGIWIALLAALAAGPTAAQDLPFHGFVEAAAASRVANDDTTADDMLLEEARFQVDLIHEVDAATMEFRADFLHDGVAGESQLDVREANIVLTPLESLDLKIGRQVLTWGTGDLIFLNDLFPKDWQSFFIGRDDEYLKKPSDAVRASWYGEVLNLDVAWMPVFEADGFISGERISYWNPLADRRFGPDDPTIDPDEPDRSLGNGSVAARLYGTLGGWETALYAYRGHWGQPKGFDPAANRAYFPRLEAWGASARGAVLGGIAATEFAWYRSLDDKGGNDPTIPNSQLRWLGSFSHEIARDQTLGLQAYLERAVQFPDVGFTDQNRWWLTARYTGLFLQQNLTLSLFAFYSPTEDDAYLRPKASYKVSDEVLVTLGGNVFLGAHDDTFFGQFEDNTNVYARVRYSF, encoded by the coding sequence ATGCGCAAGGGGATCTGGATCGCACTGCTGGCAGCCCTGGCCGCCGGGCCGACCGCGGCCCAGGATCTGCCGTTCCATGGGTTCGTGGAGGCGGCCGCCGCCTCCCGGGTGGCGAACGACGACACCACGGCCGACGACATGCTCTTGGAGGAGGCCCGGTTCCAGGTGGATCTGATCCACGAGGTGGATGCGGCAACCATGGAGTTCCGGGCCGACTTCCTCCACGACGGGGTGGCCGGAGAGAGCCAGTTGGACGTGCGCGAGGCCAACATCGTGCTGACCCCCCTCGAGAGCCTGGACCTCAAGATCGGCCGCCAGGTGCTCACCTGGGGCACCGGCGACCTGATCTTCCTGAACGACCTGTTTCCCAAGGACTGGCAGAGCTTCTTCATCGGCCGGGACGACGAGTACCTGAAAAAGCCCTCGGACGCGGTGCGGGCCTCGTGGTACGGCGAGGTGTTGAACCTGGACGTGGCCTGGATGCCGGTGTTCGAGGCCGACGGGTTCATCTCGGGCGAGCGGATCAGCTACTGGAACCCCCTGGCCGACCGCCGGTTCGGCCCGGACGACCCCACGATCGATCCGGACGAGCCGGACCGGAGCCTGGGGAACGGGTCGGTGGCGGCCCGGCTCTACGGCACGCTCGGCGGGTGGGAGACCGCCCTGTACGCCTACCGCGGCCACTGGGGCCAGCCCAAGGGGTTCGACCCAGCGGCCAACCGGGCCTACTTCCCCCGGCTCGAGGCGTGGGGCGCGAGCGCCCGGGGCGCCGTGCTGGGCGGGATCGCTGCGACCGAGTTCGCCTGGTACCGGAGCCTGGACGACAAGGGCGGAAACGACCCCACGATCCCCAACTCGCAACTGCGGTGGCTCGGCAGCTTCTCCCACGAGATCGCCCGGGACCAGACCCTGGGTCTTCAGGCCTACCTGGAGAGGGCGGTGCAGTTCCCGGACGTGGGATTCACCGACCAGAACCGATGGTGGCTCACGGCCCGGTACACGGGGCTGTTCCTCCAGCAGAACCTGACCCTGTCGCTCTTCGCCTTCTACTCGCCCACCGAGGACGACGCCTACCTGCGGCCCAAGGCGAGCTACAAGGTGTCGGACGAGGTCCTCGTGACCCTCGGGGGCAACGTGTTCCTGGGCGCCCACGACGACACGTTCTTCGGCCAGTTCGAGGACAACACCAACGTCTATGCCCGGGTGCGGTACAGCTTTTAG
- a CDS encoding outer membrane lipoprotein-sorting protein: MKRFAVAAALSLLVFPAIGAQALSVDEIVQKANLASYYAGDDGMARAEMIIYDKQGRTREREFTILRKDKEDGGEQFYYVYFHRPGDVRKTVFLVHKYLDRDDDRWLYLPALDLVKRIAASDKRTSFVGSHFFYEDVSGRSPADDTHTLKEETDRYYVLDNVPKDPSTVEFAHYLVWIDKTTFLPMKAEYYDGQGKVYRRMEVLEVKEIQGIPTVTKAKMSDLNTGGYTEMTFKKIEYNKGIPDSIFTERYLRKPPRRYIRRR; the protein is encoded by the coding sequence ATGAAGCGTTTCGCAGTGGCAGCCGCGCTCAGCCTGCTCGTGTTCCCCGCGATCGGGGCCCAGGCCCTTTCCGTGGACGAGATCGTCCAGAAGGCCAACCTGGCCAGCTACTACGCGGGCGACGACGGCATGGCCCGGGCCGAGATGATCATCTACGACAAGCAGGGCCGGACCCGGGAGCGGGAGTTCACGATCCTGCGCAAGGACAAGGAGGACGGGGGCGAGCAGTTCTACTACGTGTACTTCCACCGGCCGGGCGACGTGCGCAAGACCGTGTTCCTGGTGCACAAGTACCTGGATCGGGACGACGACCGGTGGCTCTATCTGCCGGCGCTCGATCTGGTGAAGCGGATCGCCGCCTCGGACAAGCGCACCAGCTTCGTGGGGTCCCACTTCTTCTACGAGGACGTGTCGGGCCGCAGCCCGGCCGACGACACCCACACCCTCAAGGAGGAGACCGACCGGTACTACGTGCTGGACAACGTGCCCAAAGACCCCTCCACCGTGGAGTTCGCCCACTACCTGGTGTGGATCGACAAGACCACCTTCCTGCCCATGAAGGCCGAGTACTACGACGGCCAGGGCAAGGTGTACCGTCGGATGGAGGTGCTGGAGGTCAAGGAGATCCAGGGCATTCCCACGGTGACCAAAGCCAAAATGAGCGACCTCAACACGGGCGGGTACACCGAGATGACCTTCAAGAAGATCGAGTACAACAAGGGCATCCCCGACAGCATCTTCACCGAGCGCTACCTGCGCAAACCGCCCCGGAGGTACATCCGGAGGAGGTAG